From Deferrisoma camini S3R1, the proteins below share one genomic window:
- a CDS encoding secondary thiamine-phosphate synthase enzyme YjbQ → MRIWNATLTYETRGGGHTLDLTPDLERVIASWGVRQGNGVCFVPGSTAALTTIEFEPGVVRDLAEALERAAPAGVPYHHDRAWGDGNGYAHVRAALVSPSLSFLVRDGRLVRGTWQQFVLCDFDNRPRTRRIEVQVIGTPGQTEP, encoded by the coding sequence GTGCGGATCTGGAACGCGACCCTTACCTACGAGACCCGGGGAGGGGGCCACACCCTGGACCTCACCCCCGATCTGGAGCGGGTGATCGCCTCGTGGGGGGTACGGCAGGGCAACGGGGTGTGCTTCGTGCCGGGATCCACGGCGGCCCTGACCACCATCGAGTTCGAGCCCGGCGTGGTCCGGGACCTGGCCGAGGCGCTGGAACGCGCCGCCCCGGCCGGGGTTCCCTACCACCACGACCGGGCATGGGGCGACGGCAACGGGTACGCCCACGTGCGCGCCGCCCTGGTGAGCCCCTCCCTGTCGTTCCTGGTCCGGGACGGGCGGCTGGTCAGGGGAACCTGGCAGCAGTTCGTGCTGTGCGACTTCGACAACCGGCCGCGTACTCGCAGGATCGAGGTGCAGGTGATCGGCACCCCCGGGCAGACGGAACCATGA
- a CDS encoding DUF362 domain-containing protein codes for MTRVAVVAAPDYAGAAGAVRRALDLLGGPERFAARGDTVLVKPNLLAPRKPETAVTTHPAVVDAVLGVLADLGARAVVADSPGLGTARRAAQVSGVAAVCRRHGVEVVDLADGPVALAHGRVYKAVSVSARVLEADRVWNLAKWKTHTMMGLTLGVKNLFGCVPGRRKVRLHFRAGRTPETFAQHLLDLEGVVRPAVTLLDGIVAMEGPGPGRGRPIDRGLVLASADAPALDWVATRLSGFRPDDVPTVAVSRRTGRISPDRIRVVGDPAAPIRFRPAPGSPCDWRLPAPLRSLARALTAPLPRFDAATCTGCGVCVEGCPAQALGPGIPPRFSPRQCIRCYCCQELCPTGAAWVPRRRMLSLGGRPGRRRPE; via the coding sequence GTGACCCGGGTCGCCGTGGTCGCCGCACCCGACTACGCCGGCGCCGCAGGCGCGGTCCGGCGGGCCCTGGACCTCCTCGGAGGACCGGAACGGTTCGCGGCCCGGGGGGACACCGTGCTCGTGAAGCCCAACCTGCTGGCGCCCCGGAAGCCCGAGACCGCCGTCACCACCCACCCGGCCGTGGTGGACGCCGTGCTCGGCGTGCTGGCGGACCTGGGGGCCCGCGCCGTGGTGGCCGACTCCCCCGGGCTGGGCACGGCCCGCCGGGCCGCCCAGGTGTCGGGCGTGGCCGCGGTGTGCCGCCGCCACGGGGTGGAGGTGGTGGACCTGGCCGACGGTCCCGTGGCCCTGGCCCACGGCCGGGTGTACAAGGCCGTGTCGGTGTCGGCGCGGGTCCTCGAGGCGGACCGCGTGTGGAACCTGGCCAAGTGGAAGACCCACACCATGATGGGCCTCACCCTGGGGGTGAAGAACCTGTTCGGGTGCGTGCCCGGCCGGCGCAAGGTCCGCCTCCACTTCCGGGCCGGCCGCACTCCGGAGACGTTCGCCCAGCACCTGCTGGACCTGGAGGGCGTGGTCCGGCCCGCCGTGACCCTGCTGGACGGGATCGTCGCCATGGAGGGGCCGGGACCGGGGCGGGGTCGTCCCATCGACCGGGGGCTGGTGCTCGCGTCGGCCGATGCGCCGGCCCTCGACTGGGTGGCCACGCGGCTGTCGGGGTTCCGGCCGGACGACGTGCCCACCGTGGCGGTGAGCCGACGCACCGGCCGGATCTCGCCCGACCGCATCCGGGTGGTGGGCGACCCGGCCGCCCCGATCCGGTTCCGGCCGGCGCCCGGCAGCCCCTGCGACTGGCGGCTTCCGGCGCCCCTGCGGAGCCTGGCCCGGGCGCTCACCGCCCCGCTTCCCCGGTTCGACGCCGCCACCTGCACGGGGTGCGGGGTGTGCGTGGAAGGCTGCCCGGCCCAGGCCCTGGGGCCCGGCATTCCTCCCCGCTTCTCGCCCCGGCAGTGCATTCGGTGCTACTGTTGTCAGGAGCTGTGTCCCACCGGGGCCGCCTGGGTGCCCCGGCGGCGGATGCTTTCGCTCGGGGGCCGCCCCGGGCGCAGGAGGCCAGAATGA
- a CDS encoding PhoH family protein: protein MSEAIQRVVLDDPRHVQALVGEREAHLRELAHVVRDISVSCRGNVVLVRGDPVGVELAAAVVEQLYELVEEGYPLFRADIDHAVRILRANRRARLKDIFLDAVYIAADRRVISPKSLAQKEYIEAIRTHDIVFGIGPAGTGKTYLAMAMAISAHAKRQVKRIILTRPAVEAGEKLGFLPGTLYEKVNPYLRPLYDALHDMMDFEKASALIERGSIEVAPLAFMRGRTLNDSFVILDEAQNTTSEQMRMFLTRLGFDSKAVITGDVTQVDLPPGTVSGLVEAEGLLAHIPGIRFCRFTRDDVVRHPLVQEIIEAYEARDREAGAENPP from the coding sequence ATGAGCGAGGCGATCCAACGCGTGGTTCTCGATGACCCCCGGCACGTGCAGGCCCTGGTGGGGGAGCGGGAGGCCCACCTCCGGGAGCTGGCCCACGTGGTGCGCGACATCTCGGTGTCGTGCCGGGGCAACGTGGTCCTGGTGCGGGGAGATCCGGTGGGCGTGGAGCTGGCCGCCGCGGTGGTGGAGCAGCTCTACGAGCTGGTGGAGGAGGGGTATCCCCTGTTCCGGGCCGATATCGACCACGCCGTGCGCATCCTCCGGGCCAACCGCCGGGCACGCCTCAAGGACATCTTTCTCGACGCCGTCTACATCGCCGCCGACCGCCGGGTGATCAGCCCCAAGAGCCTGGCCCAGAAGGAGTACATCGAGGCGATCCGCACCCACGATATCGTGTTCGGCATCGGCCCGGCGGGCACCGGAAAGACCTACCTCGCCATGGCCATGGCCATCTCGGCCCACGCCAAGCGCCAGGTCAAGCGCATCATCCTGACCCGGCCGGCCGTGGAGGCCGGGGAGAAGCTCGGGTTCCTGCCCGGAACCCTCTACGAGAAGGTGAACCCCTACCTGCGCCCCCTCTACGACGCCCTCCACGACATGATGGACTTCGAGAAGGCCTCCGCGCTGATCGAGCGGGGCTCGATCGAGGTGGCGCCGCTCGCCTTCATGCGGGGCCGCACCCTGAACGACTCGTTCGTGATCCTGGACGAGGCCCAGAACACCACCTCGGAGCAGATGCGGATGTTCCTGACCCGCCTGGGGTTCGACAGCAAGGCGGTCATCACGGGCGACGTGACCCAGGTGGACCTGCCGCCGGGCACCGTGTCGGGCCTGGTCGAGGCCGAGGGACTGCTCGCCCACATCCCGGGCATCCGGTTCTGCCGGTTCACCCGGGACGACGTGGTGCGCCACCCCCTCGTGCAGGAGATCATCGAGGCCTACGAGGCCCGGGACCGGGAGGCGGGGGCGGAGAACCCGCCTTGA
- a CDS encoding aminotransferase class IV, translated as MTRYAWIDGRIVPEAEAAVPAADRGLLYGDGLFETVRVYGGRAFRLAEHWARLASSARFLGLPPPPDPAPVVEDLVAANGSPDGVIRFTWTRGPLPAGPRPGPAGRPLLLATLRPLPADLADRQDRGVEARTLPWPLRARGLPLQGHKTLAYLDSVLALGRVPPGAEPLLTTTEGHLAEGATSNLFWIRGERVFTPHPDTGCLPGIAREVILRLARDAGLRVDEGFYEPRHLAGSDEAFLTNSVVEVVPLVRVDGRPVGSGEPGPHTRWFQRAYARLVQAETRRP; from the coding sequence GTGACCCGTTACGCCTGGATCGACGGCCGGATCGTGCCCGAGGCCGAGGCCGCGGTGCCGGCCGCGGACCGGGGGCTCCTGTACGGCGACGGCCTGTTCGAGACCGTGCGGGTCTACGGCGGCCGAGCGTTCCGGCTGGCCGAGCACTGGGCCCGTTTGGCCTCCTCGGCCCGGTTCCTGGGGCTTCCCCCGCCCCCGGACCCGGCCCCGGTGGTGGAGGATCTGGTTGCGGCGAACGGGAGCCCCGACGGGGTGATCCGATTCACCTGGACCCGCGGCCCCCTGCCGGCCGGCCCCCGGCCGGGCCCGGCCGGGCGGCCCTTGCTGCTCGCCACCCTGCGGCCCCTGCCGGCCGACCTGGCCGATCGCCAGGACCGGGGGGTGGAGGCCCGCACCCTCCCCTGGCCCCTTCGGGCCCGGGGCCTGCCGCTCCAGGGGCACAAGACCCTGGCCTACCTGGACTCGGTGCTGGCCCTGGGCCGGGTTCCCCCCGGCGCCGAGCCCCTTCTGACCACCACCGAGGGCCACCTGGCCGAGGGGGCCACCTCGAACCTGTTCTGGATCCGGGGGGAGCGCGTGTTCACCCCCCACCCCGACACCGGGTGCCTGCCGGGGATCGCCCGGGAGGTGATCCTCCGCCTGGCCCGGGACGCCGGCCTCCGGGTGGACGAGGGGTTCTACGAGCCCCGTCACCTGGCCGGGAGCGACGAGGCGTTTCTCACCAACTCGGTGGTCGAGGTGGTGCCCCTGGTCCGCGTGGACGGCCGGCCGGTGGGATCCGGGGAGCCCGGCCCCCACACCCGCTGGTTTCAACGGGCGTACGCCCGCCTCGTGCAAGCGGAGACGCGCCGACCGTGA
- a CDS encoding HDOD domain-containing protein: MNVQQILSQLEALPPMPAVAVRLLTAAQDPDANLGQVAGWIERDPAMTANVLRACNAPIYGLRARVTSVRQATGLLGLRKIVQIALTVLASRYLTPAQEGYALAAGDLWRSSVTSALAAELLAERIRYPAPGTAYTAGLLQDLGKIVLAEFVAPSIREIRRLTEEEGISWQEAERRVVGVPHPEVGARLLERWGFPDTLVESVRYHHRPAEARIDPTLAQISHLADAFTMTLGQGVGADGLAYRLDEASLASLGLKDTADVEEVLARLAERVRAAQDLFTLS, encoded by the coding sequence TTGAACGTCCAGCAGATCCTGAGCCAACTGGAGGCCCTGCCTCCCATGCCGGCCGTGGCGGTTCGTCTGCTCACCGCCGCCCAGGACCCCGATGCCAACCTGGGTCAGGTGGCGGGCTGGATCGAACGGGACCCCGCCATGACCGCCAACGTGCTGCGGGCCTGCAACGCCCCGATCTACGGGCTGCGGGCCCGGGTCACCTCGGTGCGCCAGGCGACCGGCCTGCTCGGCCTGCGCAAGATCGTGCAGATCGCGCTCACGGTTCTCGCGAGCCGCTACCTCACCCCGGCCCAGGAGGGGTATGCCCTGGCGGCCGGGGACCTGTGGCGAAGCAGCGTCACCTCGGCCCTGGCCGCCGAGCTGCTGGCCGAACGGATCCGTTACCCAGCGCCGGGCACCGCGTACACGGCCGGGCTGCTGCAGGACCTCGGCAAGATCGTGCTCGCCGAGTTCGTGGCCCCGTCCATCCGGGAGATCCGGCGGCTGACCGAGGAGGAAGGCATCTCCTGGCAGGAGGCCGAAAGGCGGGTGGTGGGGGTGCCCCACCCGGAGGTCGGGGCCCGGCTCCTGGAACGCTGGGGTTTCCCCGACACCCTGGTGGAGTCCGTCCGGTACCACCACCGGCCGGCTGAGGCCCGGATCGACCCGACGTTGGCACAGATCTCCCACCTGGCCGACGCGTTCACCATGACCCTGGGCCAGGGGGTCGGGGCCGACGGGTTGGCCTATCGCCTCGACGAGGCCAGCCTGGCCTCCCTGGGCCTGAAGGACACGGCCGACGTGGAGGAGGTGCTGGCCCGGCTGGCCGAGCGGGTCCGCGCCGCCCAGGACCTGTTCACCCTCTCGTAA
- a CDS encoding hydantoinase/oxoprolinase family protein: MRGIFLGIDVGGTHTDGVAVEEGRVLHKVKVPTHADLRECTLDALEELLDGINPRAVRRVVLSTTLVTNAVVQGDLEPTGTLVTAGPGISPRLLALDDRFRVVPGAVDHRGREIVPLDEEAARRLLDELAAAGIRVLAVAGKFSTRNPTHERRLAELAGDRFDFVALGHELAGTLNFPRRIATAYLAAGAWRLHRTFVASMTDALRRFSVLAPLYLLRADGGTHAARTLANPAETALSGPAASALGTLALDTVAAETVGLDIGGTTTDICLFSAGAPLLEPQGATIGPYLTQIRALFTRSAPAGGDSWVRLEDGEIRVGPRRFGPPAALGGTHPTPTDALVVLGRAVGNRQRALEALAPLADGLGVLPEEAARRILQAWAAEIARAVRRTLDEVNARPVYTLHELLEGHRVRPARILAVGGPARAIAPYVEEAIGLPVTVPNHFDVANAVGAAVARVNAEVHAVADTARGYLSIPEAGVYEEIPSSFPLADLQTRATEAALVAARSKGELDPAAPVDIADVESFNVIEGFATVGRIHRLRAQIRPGILSRVD; encoded by the coding sequence ATGAGGGGGATCTTTCTCGGCATCGACGTGGGAGGCACCCATACCGACGGCGTGGCCGTGGAGGAGGGACGGGTCCTCCACAAGGTCAAGGTCCCTACCCACGCCGACCTTCGGGAGTGCACCCTGGACGCCCTGGAGGAGCTGCTGGACGGCATCAACCCCCGGGCGGTGCGCCGGGTGGTGCTGAGCACCACCCTGGTGACCAACGCCGTGGTCCAGGGGGACCTGGAGCCCACCGGCACCCTGGTGACGGCCGGGCCGGGCATCTCGCCCCGGCTGCTCGCCCTGGACGACCGGTTCCGGGTGGTGCCCGGCGCCGTGGACCACCGGGGACGGGAGATCGTGCCCCTGGACGAGGAGGCGGCCCGGCGGCTCCTGGACGAGCTCGCGGCCGCCGGCATCCGGGTGCTGGCCGTGGCCGGCAAGTTCTCCACCCGCAACCCCACCCACGAGCGCCGGCTGGCCGAGCTGGCCGGCGACCGGTTCGATTTCGTCGCCCTGGGCCACGAGCTGGCCGGCACCCTGAACTTCCCCCGCCGCATCGCCACGGCCTACCTGGCGGCGGGCGCGTGGCGGCTCCATCGGACCTTCGTGGCGTCCATGACCGACGCCCTGCGGCGGTTCAGCGTGCTGGCCCCCCTGTACCTGCTGCGGGCCGACGGCGGCACCCACGCCGCCCGCACCCTGGCCAACCCGGCCGAGACCGCCCTGTCGGGCCCGGCGGCGAGCGCCCTGGGCACCCTGGCCCTCGACACCGTGGCCGCCGAGACCGTCGGCCTCGACATCGGAGGCACCACCACCGACATCTGCCTGTTCTCGGCCGGCGCGCCCTTGCTGGAGCCCCAGGGGGCCACCATCGGCCCGTACCTCACCCAGATCCGGGCCCTGTTCACCCGGTCGGCGCCGGCCGGGGGGGACAGCTGGGTCCGGCTGGAGGACGGGGAGATCCGGGTGGGGCCCCGTCGGTTCGGTCCCCCGGCGGCCCTCGGGGGCACCCACCCCACCCCCACCGACGCCCTGGTGGTGCTGGGCCGGGCCGTGGGGAACCGCCAGCGGGCCCTGGAGGCCCTGGCGCCCCTGGCGGACGGGCTGGGCGTGCTGCCGGAGGAGGCCGCCCGCCGGATCCTGCAGGCCTGGGCCGCCGAGATCGCCCGGGCCGTGCGTCGCACCCTGGACGAGGTGAACGCCCGGCCCGTCTACACCCTGCACGAGCTCCTGGAGGGCCACCGGGTGCGGCCCGCCCGCATCCTGGCCGTGGGCGGCCCGGCCCGGGCCATCGCGCCCTACGTGGAGGAGGCGATCGGGCTGCCGGTGACCGTGCCCAACCACTTCGACGTGGCCAACGCCGTGGGCGCTGCCGTGGCCCGGGTGAACGCCGAGGTCCACGCGGTGGCGGACACGGCCCGCGGGTACCTGTCCATTCCCGAAGCCGGCGTGTACGAGGAGATCCCTTCCTCCTTCCCCCTGGCAGACCTCCAGACCCGGGCCACCGAGGCCGCGCTCGTGGCCGCGAGGTCCAAGGGGGAGCTGGACCCGGCGGCCCCGGTGGACATCGCGGACGTCGAGAGCTTCAACGTGATCGAGGGGTTCGCCACCGTGGGCCGGATCCACCGGCTCCGGGCCCAGATCCGGCCCGGCATCCTGAGCCGGGTCGATTGA
- a CDS encoding penicillin-binding protein 1A, whose protein sequence is MRRLVLLLALPAGAGLGFVVSALWLLAQGLPQVSRLETFRPPAATRVYAADGSLLAEFSVERRIPVTLEELPPHVIRAFLAIEDHRFFEHFGLNVGRILKALAVDVLEGRVVEGGSTITQQLAKVLFLTPERTLARKLREALLALEIERRYTKQEILEFYLNQIYLGNGAYGVGAAAQVYFRKPASELGLAEAALLAALPKAPSRYDPFRNPDRARARRDLVLRRMQDLGWGDAQAVARARAQPLPRPAGRPKVRAPYFVETVRRRLVETLGLDPVYEGGLRVYTTLSSAVQEAAEAALAEGLRAVDRRHPRRKRPAQGAVIALDLRTGAVRAQVGGRSWSESPFDRALQARRQPGSAFKYFVYLTALEQGYTQADTLIDAPGSFPGAHPLRPWKPSNYDGTFEGEMTLRRALARSRNLPAVRLFQALGRQRVDATARRLGLTGPLGQGPAEALGVGGVSPLELARAYAAAGSGGMLPQPHWVRAVYGPDGRNLWPRPPAPRRVLNAVTAYLITDMLRAVVQEGTGRGARDLPFPVAGKTGTTDDQRDAWFVGFSSRLALAVWVGCDDNTPLGRGETGARAALPIWKATMAAAAGTELPPPWPVPPGVVFVEIDTRTGRRAGPDCPETANAAFARGSAPTRPCDHRTLRWPRLAGRLTLMPPTP, encoded by the coding sequence TTGAGACGCCTCGTGCTGCTGCTGGCCCTGCCGGCCGGCGCGGGCCTGGGCTTTGTCGTGTCGGCCCTGTGGCTCCTCGCCCAGGGGCTTCCCCAGGTGTCGCGCCTGGAGACCTTCCGGCCCCCGGCGGCCACGCGGGTGTACGCGGCAGACGGCAGCCTGCTGGCCGAGTTCAGCGTGGAGAGGCGGATCCCCGTGACCCTGGAGGAGCTCCCTCCCCACGTGATCCGCGCGTTCCTGGCCATCGAGGACCATCGGTTCTTCGAGCACTTCGGGCTCAATGTGGGCCGGATTCTGAAGGCCCTCGCCGTGGACGTGCTGGAGGGCCGGGTGGTGGAGGGGGGGTCCACCATCACCCAGCAGCTGGCCAAGGTGCTGTTTCTCACCCCCGAGCGCACCCTGGCCCGGAAGCTCCGGGAGGCCCTGCTCGCCCTGGAGATCGAGCGGCGGTACACCAAGCAGGAGATCCTGGAGTTCTATCTGAACCAGATCTATCTGGGCAACGGCGCGTACGGGGTGGGCGCCGCGGCCCAGGTGTACTTCCGTAAGCCGGCCTCGGAGCTCGGCCTGGCAGAGGCGGCCCTGCTCGCGGCCCTGCCCAAGGCCCCGTCCCGGTACGATCCGTTCCGCAACCCCGACCGGGCCCGGGCCCGGCGCGACCTGGTGCTGCGGCGGATGCAGGACCTCGGCTGGGGCGACGCCCAGGCCGTGGCCCGGGCCCGCGCCCAGCCCCTGCCCCGGCCGGCCGGCCGGCCCAAGGTGCGCGCGCCCTACTTCGTGGAGACGGTACGCCGTCGCCTGGTGGAGACCCTGGGCCTCGATCCCGTGTACGAGGGCGGGCTCCGGGTGTATACGACCCTGTCGTCCGCGGTGCAGGAGGCGGCCGAGGCAGCCCTGGCCGAGGGGCTCCGGGCCGTGGACCGGCGGCATCCCCGCCGCAAGCGCCCCGCACAGGGCGCGGTGATCGCCCTGGACCTGCGCACGGGGGCGGTGCGAGCCCAGGTGGGAGGCCGGAGCTGGTCCGAGAGCCCCTTCGACCGGGCCCTGCAGGCCCGGCGGCAGCCGGGATCGGCCTTCAAGTACTTCGTGTACCTCACCGCCCTGGAGCAAGGGTACACCCAGGCCGACACCTTGATCGACGCGCCCGGCTCGTTTCCGGGGGCCCATCCCCTCAGGCCCTGGAAGCCCTCGAACTACGACGGCACCTTCGAGGGCGAGATGACCCTGCGCCGGGCCCTGGCCCGCAGCCGCAACCTGCCTGCCGTGCGGCTGTTCCAGGCCTTGGGTCGCCAGCGGGTGGACGCCACGGCCCGCCGCCTGGGCCTCACGGGGCCCTTGGGGCAGGGGCCGGCCGAGGCCCTCGGGGTCGGAGGGGTGAGCCCCCTGGAGCTGGCCCGGGCCTACGCCGCGGCCGGCTCGGGAGGGATGCTGCCCCAGCCCCACTGGGTCCGAGCGGTCTACGGCCCCGACGGCCGCAACCTCTGGCCCCGCCCTCCCGCGCCCCGGCGGGTCCTCAATGCGGTGACCGCATACCTGATCACCGACATGCTCCGGGCCGTGGTCCAGGAGGGCACCGGCCGCGGGGCCCGGGACCTCCCGTTTCCGGTGGCCGGCAAGACCGGCACCACCGACGACCAACGCGACGCCTGGTTCGTGGGGTTCTCGAGCCGGCTGGCCCTGGCCGTGTGGGTGGGGTGCGACGACAACACGCCCCTGGGCCGGGGGGAGACCGGGGCCCGGGCCGCCCTCCCCATCTGGAAGGCCACCATGGCCGCGGCGGCCGGGACCGAGCTCCCCCCACCGTGGCCGGTGCCGCCGGGGGTGGTGTTCGTGGAGATCGACACCCGCACGGGTCGGAGGGCCGGGCCCGACTGCCCCGAGACCGCCAACGCCGCCTTTGCCCGGGGCTCCGCACCGACCCGTCCCTGCGACCATCGGACCCTGCGCTGGCCCCGCCTGGCCGGCCGCCTGACCCTGATGCCGCCCACCCCCTGA
- a CDS encoding histone deacetylase family protein, with protein MRLRAPQRTGVVFFPAFDWAIDPTHPEREERLLYTRDQIFEEGLLDIEGVVEYPPRVAAMADVERVHTGVPDLETHTSPSHLVSAGGAIEAARRVLDGDVERAFALVRPPGHHARRVVHGLRGFCVINIEAVMIEHLRSHYGDLRVAVVDTDCHHGDGTQDIYWHDPDTLFISIHQDGRTLYPGSGFPDEFGGPNAFGTTLNIPLPPGTTDDGLLHVVDHLVLPVLEEWKPDLVVNSAGQDNHFTDPITDMAITAQGYATLTRRLRAHVAVLEGGYSVQSALPYVNTGILLAMAGLDTSAVVEPDYHPDLLRMGERSRQYIERLCELMLEKFLRRDALRAEAVRGRTHLEETRSVFYDGAGIREQQHERVRVCDDCGGAVVLESWENPARKVLTVELPRRCCPACRAQGEDAFHRATTDEYALVELHDRPHDRVERKRRAGG; from the coding sequence ATGCGGCTTCGCGCGCCCCAACGCACGGGGGTGGTGTTCTTTCCGGCGTTCGACTGGGCCATCGACCCCACCCACCCGGAGAGGGAGGAGCGGCTCCTGTACACCCGGGACCAGATCTTCGAGGAGGGGCTCCTGGACATCGAGGGGGTGGTCGAGTACCCGCCCCGGGTGGCCGCGATGGCCGACGTGGAGCGGGTCCACACCGGGGTGCCGGACCTGGAGACCCACACCAGCCCCTCCCACCTGGTGTCGGCCGGGGGGGCCATCGAGGCGGCCCGCCGGGTCCTCGACGGGGACGTGGAGAGGGCGTTCGCCCTGGTGAGGCCGCCCGGGCACCACGCCCGGCGGGTGGTCCACGGCCTGCGGGGGTTCTGCGTGATCAACATCGAGGCCGTCATGATCGAGCACCTCCGGAGCCACTACGGCGACCTGCGGGTGGCCGTGGTGGACACCGACTGCCACCACGGCGACGGTACCCAAGACATCTACTGGCACGACCCGGACACTCTGTTCATCTCGATCCACCAGGACGGGCGCACCCTCTACCCGGGCTCGGGGTTCCCGGATGAGTTCGGCGGGCCCAACGCCTTCGGCACCACGCTGAACATCCCCCTGCCCCCCGGCACCACGGACGACGGCCTGCTGCACGTGGTCGACCACCTGGTGCTGCCGGTGCTCGAGGAGTGGAAGCCCGATCTGGTCGTGAACTCCGCCGGTCAGGACAACCACTTCACCGACCCGATCACCGACATGGCGATCACGGCCCAGGGCTACGCCACCCTGACCCGCCGGCTTCGTGCCCACGTGGCCGTGCTGGAAGGGGGCTACTCCGTGCAGAGCGCGCTGCCCTACGTGAACACGGGCATCCTTCTGGCCATGGCGGGCCTGGACACCAGCGCGGTGGTCGAGCCCGACTACCACCCGGACCTGCTGCGCATGGGGGAACGATCGCGCCAATACATCGAACGGCTGTGCGAGCTGATGCTGGAGAAGTTCCTGCGGCGTGACGCCCTGCGGGCCGAAGCGGTCCGGGGCCGCACCCACCTGGAGGAGACCCGCAGCGTGTTCTACGACGGAGCCGGCATCCGGGAGCAGCAGCACGAACGGGTGCGGGTGTGCGACGACTGCGGGGGCGCCGTGGTCCTGGAGAGCTGGGAGAACCCCGCCCGCAAGGTGCTCACCGTGGAGCTGCCCCGGCGGTGCTGCCCCGCCTGCCGGGCGCAAGGGGAGGACGCCTTCCACCGGGCCACCACCGACGAGTACGCCCTGGTGGAGCTCCACGACCGGCCCCACGACCGGGTCGAGCGCAAGCGCCGGGCAGGGGGGTAG
- the pabB gene encoding aminodeoxychorismate synthase component I gives MDIVEIQPAPAPERAFYGLARRPYPAFLDSAAPGPLGRRSFVASDPFLVVHAKGRRAELRWLRAGRTEHWEGNPFELLRELLLQHRRPPGPFPMAPGGAIGYLAYDLFRHLEAVRPTTLDDLGMPDLFFGFYDAVAAFDPATGKACLCLAGPPGDREESRDRWEALTGREVPAPPPPPLVDRARLESNFTREAYCEAIRRAKEYIAAGDIYQANLSQRFTAPFDGDPLGFYDRLRSTSPAPFGACLFPDGFAVLSNSPERYLKIDGDHIETRPIKGTVPRGRTPEEDRRLAEALAASPKDRAEHVMIVDLERNDLGRVCTYTSVHVPEFLIIESYANVHHLVSTVAGRIHPDRDVVDCLRNSFPGGSITGAPKVRAMEIIDELEPTSRGVYCGSIGYIDFSGRMDLNIAIRTAVVRKGRIYFQVGGGIVADSDPQAEYEETVTKAQSFLKVLTGEGRVWRGA, from the coding sequence ATGGACATCGTGGAGATCCAACCGGCGCCCGCCCCCGAGCGGGCCTTCTACGGTCTGGCCCGCCGGCCCTACCCGGCGTTTCTCGACAGCGCCGCGCCGGGGCCCCTGGGCCGCCGGTCGTTCGTGGCGTCGGACCCCTTCCTGGTCGTGCACGCCAAGGGCCGACGGGCCGAGCTCCGTTGGCTCCGCGCCGGTCGCACCGAGCACTGGGAGGGCAACCCCTTCGAGCTCCTGAGGGAGCTGCTCCTCCAGCACCGGAGGCCCCCCGGCCCGTTTCCCATGGCTCCGGGCGGGGCCATCGGGTACCTGGCCTACGATCTGTTCCGCCACCTGGAGGCCGTGCGGCCCACCACCCTGGACGACCTGGGGATGCCCGATCTGTTCTTCGGGTTCTACGACGCCGTGGCCGCGTTCGACCCGGCCACGGGCAAGGCCTGCCTGTGCCTGGCCGGCCCGCCGGGCGACCGCGAGGAGAGCCGGGACCGTTGGGAGGCCCTCACCGGCCGGGAGGTGCCCGCGCCACCTCCTCCCCCGCTGGTGGACCGCGCGCGCCTGGAGAGCAACTTCACCCGCGAGGCCTACTGCGAGGCGATCCGGCGGGCCAAGGAGTACATCGCCGCCGGCGACATCTACCAGGCCAACCTCTCCCAGCGGTTCACCGCGCCGTTCGACGGGGACCCCCTGGGGTTCTACGACCGGCTGCGCTCCACCAGCCCGGCCCCGTTCGGGGCCTGCCTGTTCCCCGACGGGTTCGCGGTGCTCAGCAACTCTCCGGAGCGCTACCTGAAGATCGACGGGGACCACATCGAGACCCGCCCGATCAAGGGCACCGTGCCCCGGGGCCGCACCCCCGAGGAGGACCGCAGGCTGGCCGAGGCCCTGGCGGCGAGCCCCAAGGACCGGGCCGAGCACGTCATGATCGTGGACCTGGAGCGCAACGACCTGGGCCGGGTGTGCACCTACACCTCGGTGCACGTTCCCGAGTTCCTGATCATCGAGTCCTACGCCAACGTCCACCACCTGGTGAGCACCGTGGCGGGCCGGATCCACCCCGACCGGGACGTGGTGGACTGCCTGCGAAACTCGTTCCCCGGCGGATCGATCACCGGCGCCCCCAAGGTGCGGGCCATGGAGATCATCGACGAGCTGGAGCCCACCTCCCGGGGGGTGTACTGCGGCTCCATCGGCTACATCGACTTCTCGGGCCGGATGGACCTGAACATCGCCATCCGTACCGCCGTGGTCCGCAAAGGGCGGATCTACTTCCAGGTGGGCGGGGGGATCGTGGCCGACTCGGACCCCCAGGCCGAGTACGAGGAGACCGTGACCAAGGCCCAGTCGTTCCTGAAGGTGCTCACGGGCGAGGGCCGAGTGTGGAGGGGAGCGTGA